In Allomuricauda ruestringensis DSM 13258, the following proteins share a genomic window:
- the gldA gene encoding gliding motility-associated ABC transporter ATP-binding subunit GldA codes for MSITVQNITKTFGSQKALNNVSFTINKGEVVGFLGPNGAGKSTMMRILTTYYKADNGEAAVNGFDVLSAAKDVQKSIGYLPEHNPLYLEMYVKEYLAFNADVYKVDKSKINEVIEQTGLTPEAHKKIGQLSKGYRQRVGLAAALLHDPEVLILDEPTTGLDPNQLIEIRKLIREIGKQKTILLSTHIMKEVEAVCDRVIIINKGELVADKKLEELREEEEQIIEVEFDYRVEEQLLQQMPNVSKVKNTGGFVYEITFTTSKDMRPVVFDFAHDNKLKTLQLSRKNKNLESLFTELTS; via the coding sequence ATGTCCATCACCGTACAGAACATTACTAAAACCTTTGGTTCCCAAAAAGCATTGAACAATGTTTCCTTCACCATCAACAAAGGAGAAGTTGTAGGTTTTTTAGGCCCAAACGGTGCCGGCAAATCCACCATGATGCGAATTTTGACCACATATTATAAAGCGGACAATGGTGAGGCTGCCGTTAATGGGTTCGATGTTTTAAGTGCAGCAAAGGACGTTCAAAAAAGTATTGGGTATCTGCCAGAGCACAACCCGTTGTACTTGGAAATGTATGTAAAAGAGTACTTGGCCTTTAACGCAGATGTCTATAAGGTGGACAAATCCAAAATCAACGAGGTGATAGAGCAAACAGGATTGACCCCAGAGGCCCACAAAAAAATTGGGCAGCTATCCAAAGGATACCGTCAACGTGTAGGCCTAGCCGCTGCGTTGCTGCACGACCCCGAAGTTTTGATCTTGGATGAACCCACCACGGGACTCGACCCCAACCAATTGATCGAAATCCGAAAACTGATCCGAGAAATCGGTAAACAAAAAACCATATTGCTGTCTACCCACATTATGAAGGAGGTAGAAGCAGTATGCGACCGAGTGATCATCATAAACAAAGGAGAACTGGTGGCCGATAAAAAATTGGAGGAACTTCGCGAAGAAGAGGAACAGATCATTGAAGTAGAATTTGACTATCGCGTGGAAGAACAATTGCTACAGCAAATGCCAAATGTTTCCAAGGTAAAGAATACCGGTGGTTTTGTTTATGAAATTACCTTCACCACTTCAAAAGATATGCGACCCGTAGTGTTCGATTTTGCCCACGACAATAAATTAAAGACGCTCCAACTCAGCAGGAAGAACAAAAATTTGGAGAGCTTGTTTACCGAACTTACTTCTTAA
- a CDS encoding prephenate dehydratase — protein MELIKVAIQGIKGSNHHQVAKDFFGDDIDLLECNSFDAVVDNLMIGTADKGIMAIENSIAGSIIPNYNLVYHNSIHVIGEHYLNIHHNLMVMKGKSFDDIQEVHSHPMALLQCKEFFKAHPQIKLVESMDTAETAKRIKDENLEHIAAIAPKMAADLYDLEIIADNIQTIVNNSTRFIILKKQNKVLPEEEINKASLRFITDHKRGSLATVLNVMSDCNMNLTKIQSLPVIETPWKYAFFVDVTFDKYEHFAKTKSLMQIMAEDFKVLGEYKNALL, from the coding sequence ATGGAATTAATAAAAGTTGCCATACAAGGAATAAAGGGGTCCAACCACCATCAGGTTGCCAAAGATTTTTTTGGAGATGATATTGATTTGCTAGAATGCAACTCTTTTGATGCGGTTGTGGATAATTTAATGATCGGTACTGCCGACAAAGGCATTATGGCCATTGAAAACTCCATAGCAGGTTCCATTATCCCCAATTATAATCTAGTATATCACAATAGTATCCATGTTATTGGTGAGCACTACCTAAACATCCACCATAATTTAATGGTGATGAAGGGAAAATCTTTTGATGATATCCAAGAAGTACATTCGCACCCCATGGCGCTGTTGCAGTGCAAAGAGTTTTTTAAGGCACATCCCCAGATTAAACTGGTGGAAAGTATGGATACAGCGGAGACGGCTAAAAGAATCAAAGATGAAAACTTGGAACACATCGCGGCAATAGCCCCTAAAATGGCCGCTGATTTGTACGATTTAGAAATAATTGCGGACAACATACAGACCATCGTGAACAATTCCACGCGGTTCATTATTCTTAAAAAGCAAAACAAAGTACTTCCAGAAGAGGAAATCAACAAGGCGTCGTTGCGATTCATAACCGACCACAAAAGGGGCAGTTTGGCAACCGTGTTGAACGTGATGAGCGATTGCAACATGAACCTTACCAAAATCCAGTCCTTGCCCGTAATCGAGACCCCATGGAAGTATGCCTTTTTTGTGGATGTAACTTTTGATAAATATGAGCACTTTGCCAAGACCAAATCTTTGATGCAGATCATGGCCGAAGATTTCAAGGTGTTGGGTGAATATAAAAATGCATTGTTGTAA
- a CDS encoding pyridoxal phosphate-dependent aminotransferase: protein MVTADRLNSVQEYYFSKKLREVRGLIDQGKPIINMGIGSPDLAPSPQVLETLRDSIIEAGAHQYQSYQGLPQLREAIADFYQQMFGVSVDPSTEILPLMGSKEGIMHISMAFLNEGDEVLLPNPGYPTYASVTNLVGGKAVNYDLKAENGWFPDLEELSKKDLSKVKLMWISYPHMPTGAAATIEQLEALVNFAKANGILLVNDNPYSFVLSRNPTSILSIAGAKDCTLELNSLSKTFNMAGWRVGMVLGSSEHINAVLKVKSNMDSGMFYGIQKGAIAALQSGPEWFEALDKVYTKRRELMFQLVEKLGCTYDKNAVGMFVWCKLPNGALPSEEFIDKVLYDKDIFIAPGTIFGSNGEGYIRFSLCVKEEKIKEAIERF from the coding sequence ATGGTAACAGCAGATAGGCTAAATAGCGTACAGGAATACTACTTCTCCAAAAAATTAAGGGAAGTAAGGGGGTTGATTGACCAGGGCAAACCCATCATCAATATGGGAATCGGTAGTCCGGATTTGGCACCGTCACCACAGGTATTGGAAACCCTTCGGGATTCCATCATCGAGGCAGGGGCGCATCAATACCAAAGCTATCAAGGATTACCGCAGTTAAGGGAGGCCATTGCTGATTTCTATCAGCAAATGTTTGGTGTGTCGGTGGATCCTAGCACAGAAATTTTGCCTTTGATGGGCTCCAAAGAAGGAATCATGCACATTAGTATGGCCTTTTTAAATGAAGGAGATGAAGTGCTGTTGCCCAATCCAGGCTATCCTACCTATGCATCGGTCACCAATTTGGTGGGTGGAAAAGCGGTCAACTATGATTTGAAAGCAGAAAATGGCTGGTTCCCGGATTTGGAGGAGCTCTCCAAAAAGGATTTGTCCAAAGTGAAGCTCATGTGGATCAGTTATCCGCACATGCCAACGGGAGCTGCTGCGACTATAGAGCAACTGGAAGCATTGGTCAATTTTGCAAAAGCCAACGGGATTCTTTTGGTGAACGACAACCCCTACAGCTTTGTATTGTCCAGAAATCCAACCAGTATTTTATCCATAGCAGGGGCAAAAGATTGCACCTTGGAGCTGAACAGTTTGAGCAAGACATTTAATATGGCCGGATGGCGTGTGGGGATGGTTCTTGGAAGTTCGGAACATATCAATGCTGTGTTGAAAGTGAAGAGCAATATGGACTCCGGTATGTTCTATGGCATCCAAAAAGGGGCAATTGCAGCTTTACAAAGTGGCCCAGAATGGTTTGAAGCATTGGACAAAGTTTACACCAAAAGGAGAGAACTTATGTTCCAGTTGGTGGAAAAGTTGGGATGCACTTATGATAAAAATGCCGTTGGTATGTTTGTTTGGTGCAAGTTGCCCAATGGTGCTTTGCCATCAGAAGAATTTATAGACAAAGTATTGTACGATAAAGATATTTTTATTGCCCCAGGAACCATATTTGGGAGCAATGGTGAAGGCTACATTCGTTTTTCGCTTTGTGTAAAAGAAGAAAAGATCAAAGAAGCCATTGAAAGATTTTAG
- a CDS encoding prephenate dehydrogenase, producing MKIVIIGVGLIGGSFAKDVKKLHPEAEIIGVDKSDVHLNEALELQIIDRKGDYTDLETADMVYVGIPVNVLVTELPKILDASGDETVVMDAGSTKRLICEQVSDHPKRRNFMACHPIAGTEFSGPAAAFEGLYTGKTMIICEVEKTAFKLQEKALAIFQDIGMRIRYMNPEAHDKHIAYVSHLSHISSFMLGKTVIEKEKNERDIFDMAGSGFESTVRLAKSSPDMWTPIFEQNKDNVVETLEEYIQNLTTFKQLILDNDFENVHLEMSNTNKIKQILKGIPLTKK from the coding sequence ATGAAAATAGTAATCATAGGAGTTGGGTTGATTGGGGGTTCTTTTGCCAAAGATGTGAAAAAGCTTCACCCCGAAGCGGAAATTATTGGTGTGGATAAAAGCGATGTTCATCTGAATGAAGCCCTGGAACTTCAAATTATAGATAGAAAAGGGGATTACACTGATCTGGAAACAGCCGATATGGTCTACGTGGGGATTCCGGTAAATGTTTTGGTCACCGAATTGCCCAAAATACTGGATGCATCCGGAGATGAAACCGTGGTGATGGATGCAGGATCCACAAAACGGCTGATATGTGAACAGGTGAGCGATCACCCCAAACGAAGAAATTTTATGGCTTGCCACCCTATTGCAGGTACCGAATTTTCAGGTCCAGCAGCGGCATTTGAAGGATTGTACACAGGCAAGACCATGATTATTTGTGAAGTGGAAAAAACAGCCTTCAAGCTTCAGGAAAAAGCGTTGGCCATTTTTCAGGACATTGGCATGCGGATTCGATACATGAACCCCGAAGCACATGACAAACATATCGCCTACGTATCCCATTTATCACACATTAGCTCTTTTATGTTGGGAAAGACGGTTATTGAGAAAGAAAAAAATGAGCGTGATATTTTTGACATGGCGGGGAGTGGTTTTGAGAGCACCGTTCGCTTGGCAAAAAGTTCGCCCGATATGTGGACGCCGATTTTTGAACAGAATAAAGACAATGTTGTGGAAACGCTGGAAGAGTACATTCAGAACCTGACCACGTTCAAACAACTGATATTGGACAACGATTTTGAAAATGTCCACCTAGAAATGAGTAATACCAATAAAATAAAACAAATACTAAAAGGAATACCACTTACAAAAAAATAG
- a CDS encoding bifunctional 3-deoxy-7-phosphoheptulonate synthase/chorismate mutase type II, with protein MENKKEMRKWLDDMNLGHPLVVAGPCSAETEEQVLKIAHELKDTDVSYYRAGIWKPRTRPGNFEGVGAIGLKWLQKVKEETGLKTATEVANRAHVDLALEHDVDLLWIGARSTVSPFIVQEIADALEGTDKIVLVKNPVNPDLSLWLGAVERLHSANIEKLGVIHRGFSTYEKTKYRNIPEWQLAIELQTRFPDLPIINDPSHITGKRDMIFDVSQTALDLNFDGLMIETHYDPDNAWSDAAQQVTPKKLVQIMKDLRIRKETDEEAEYKNSLSNLRAQIDVLDNQLIDLLGKRMKVSDGIGELKKQKNVAVLQSNRWNAILGNMILEGEQRGLSEEFILKMFKAIHQESINHQEKIINA; from the coding sequence ATGGAAAACAAAAAGGAAATGAGGAAATGGTTGGATGACATGAATTTGGGTCATCCCTTGGTAGTTGCAGGTCCGTGCAGTGCAGAAACCGAAGAACAAGTGCTAAAAATAGCCCATGAGCTTAAGGATACCGATGTGAGCTACTACCGTGCTGGAATCTGGAAACCAAGAACTCGTCCGGGAAATTTTGAAGGAGTTGGGGCCATTGGATTAAAGTGGTTGCAAAAAGTAAAGGAGGAAACCGGCCTTAAAACCGCTACGGAAGTTGCCAATAGGGCACACGTTGACCTTGCCTTGGAGCACGATGTGGATTTGTTGTGGATTGGAGCCCGTTCTACGGTCAGCCCTTTTATCGTTCAAGAAATTGCCGATGCCTTGGAAGGAACCGATAAAATTGTTTTGGTAAAAAACCCTGTAAATCCAGATTTATCCCTTTGGTTGGGTGCCGTGGAGCGTTTGCACTCCGCCAATATTGAAAAATTGGGAGTGATCCACAGAGGATTCTCAACCTACGAAAAAACCAAATACCGTAATATTCCAGAGTGGCAATTGGCCATTGAGTTGCAGACCAGATTTCCAGATTTGCCCATCATTAACGATCCAAGCCACATCACAGGAAAGCGTGATATGATCTTTGATGTATCGCAAACTGCATTGGACTTGAACTTTGATGGTTTAATGATCGAAACACACTATGATCCCGACAATGCATGGAGTGATGCTGCACAACAGGTAACCCCAAAAAAATTGGTTCAGATCATGAAAGATTTACGTATCAGAAAAGAAACCGACGAGGAAGCGGAATACAAGAACAGTTTGAGCAACCTAAGAGCTCAAATTGATGTATTGGACAACCAATTGATCGATCTTTTGGGGAAAAGAATGAAGGTTTCCGACGGAATCGGTGAGTTGAAAAAACAAAAGAACGTAGCGGTACTCCAAAGTAACCGATGGAACGCCATTTTGGGCAATATGATCTTGGAAGGTGAACAAAGAGGATTGAGCGAGGAATTTATTTTGAAGATGTTCAAGGCAATTCATCAGGAATCCATAAACCACCAAGAGAAAATTATCAACGCTTAG
- a CDS encoding head GIN domain-containing protein yields MKKMYTLSLLLLPLVMFSQRIIDKEVGEFNKIKIFDLIEVNLIQSDENKIMIKGWNVDDIKWTNKNGVLKLRMQLDKKFQGEDTLIEVYYTNLDVIDGNEGAQITCNEMVKKSKIELRAQEGAAIRIGMDVDYADIRAVTGGIVQASGLAKNQTIVINTGGIFEGRALRTTTTDVKISAGGEADVFASELVDINVKAGGDVYVYGNPQTVRKKTFVGGRVYIKD; encoded by the coding sequence ATGAAAAAAATGTACACACTAAGCCTTCTTTTGCTTCCCTTGGTCATGTTTTCGCAACGAATTATTGACAAGGAAGTTGGTGAATTCAACAAGATCAAGATTTTTGATTTGATCGAGGTCAATTTGATTCAATCCGATGAAAACAAAATCATGATCAAAGGCTGGAACGTCGATGATATTAAATGGACCAACAAAAACGGAGTTTTAAAGCTTCGTATGCAATTGGACAAAAAGTTTCAGGGTGAGGACACCCTGATTGAAGTCTACTATACCAATTTGGATGTAATCGATGGTAACGAAGGGGCCCAGATTACGTGCAACGAGATGGTAAAGAAAAGCAAAATTGAGCTCCGAGCGCAAGAAGGAGCTGCGATCCGTATAGGAATGGATGTGGATTATGCCGACATAAGGGCGGTGACGGGAGGTATTGTCCAAGCCTCTGGCTTGGCAAAAAACCAAACGATTGTTATCAATACTGGCGGTATTTTTGAAGGAAGAGCGTTAAGGACTACCACAACGGACGTTAAAATTTCAGCAGGAGGTGAGGCAGATGTATTTGCATCAGAACTTGTGGATATCAACGTAAAGGCGGGTGGCGATGTGTATGTTTACGGGAATCCGCAAACAGTCCGCAAAAAAACCTTTGTTGGCGGAAGGGTCTACATTAAGGATTAA
- the rsgA gene encoding ribosome small subunit-dependent GTPase A, which yields MDGTVYKSTGSWYTVKSSEGAFYECRIKGKFRTQGIKSTNPVAVGDHVEFELEKIGDETLGVIYKIGERKNYIVRKSVKLSKQTHIIASNLDQVFLLITLNNPPTFTSFIDRFLVTAEAYDIPVVLLFNKMDVYGPEEKGEVAYLIDLYTKIGYPCIQIEAKTAKNVDKVKELMVGKTSMFAGHSGVGKSTLVNALEPGMQLKTAEISEQHLQGQHTTTFAEMYDLSFDARIIDTPGIKGFGIVDMEKHEIGNYFPEFFALKSECKFNNCLHLDEPKCAIKEALENDEISASRYRSYVQMLMGDEDNPYRER from the coding sequence GTGGACGGAACTGTTTATAAATCAACGGGTAGCTGGTATACCGTAAAATCCTCGGAAGGGGCGTTTTACGAATGTCGTATTAAGGGAAAGTTCCGAACGCAGGGAATTAAAAGTACCAACCCCGTAGCTGTTGGAGACCATGTGGAGTTTGAGTTGGAAAAAATTGGAGATGAGACACTTGGTGTAATTTATAAGATAGGCGAACGTAAAAATTATATTGTTCGCAAGTCGGTAAAACTTTCAAAACAGACCCATATTATTGCCTCCAACCTTGATCAGGTTTTTCTGTTGATTACCCTTAACAACCCACCCACTTTCACTAGTTTTATCGATAGATTTTTGGTTACTGCAGAAGCTTACGATATTCCCGTAGTTCTTCTTTTTAACAAGATGGATGTGTACGGTCCAGAGGAGAAGGGTGAGGTTGCTTATCTAATTGACCTTTACACCAAAATTGGCTACCCTTGCATACAAATTGAAGCAAAAACAGCTAAGAATGTGGATAAGGTAAAGGAACTGATGGTGGGCAAGACCAGTATGTTTGCTGGTCACTCTGGTGTGGGAAAGTCCACTTTGGTCAACGCACTGGAACCCGGGATGCAATTAAAGACTGCCGAAATTTCCGAGCAGCATTTGCAGGGACAGCACACCACAACTTTTGCAGAGATGTACGATTTGTCTTTTGATGCCCGTATTATTGATACTCCTGGGATAAAGGGATTTGGCATTGTAGATATGGAAAAGCATGAAATCGGCAATTATTTTCCGGAGTTTTTTGCCTTAAAATCAGAATGTAAGTTTAACAATTGTCTTCATTTGGACGAACCTAAATGTGCAATAAAAGAAGCTTTGGAAAATGATGAGATTTCCGCAAGCCGTTATCGAAGCTATGTTCAAATGCTAATGGGGGATGAGGATAATCCATATAGGGAAAGATAA
- the dtd gene encoding D-aminoacyl-tRNA deacylase, with the protein MRAVLQRVSKASVTVDGKVVSSIQKGLLVLLGIEDADGQEDIDWLTNKIVNLRIFNDENNIMNHSVTDVDGGIIVVSQFTLHAQTKKGNRPSYIKAAQPDVAIPMYEKFVQVLEQKLGKKVGTGIFGADMKVELLNDGPVTITIDTKTKE; encoded by the coding sequence ATGAGAGCAGTATTGCAACGAGTTTCTAAAGCGAGTGTAACAGTTGATGGAAAGGTAGTTTCATCTATTCAAAAAGGACTTTTAGTGTTATTGGGCATTGAGGATGCCGATGGTCAAGAGGATATTGATTGGCTGACCAATAAAATTGTGAACCTCCGTATTTTCAATGATGAAAACAATATTATGAACCATTCTGTTACAGATGTTGATGGAGGTATTATCGTAGTAAGTCAATTTACGTTGCACGCCCAAACTAAAAAAGGGAACCGCCCGTCTTACATAAAGGCTGCCCAACCAGATGTAGCTATACCCATGTACGAGAAATTTGTTCAAGTTTTGGAACAGAAACTGGGTAAAAAAGTGGGTACGGGAATTTTTGGCGCCGACATGAAAGTTGAACTCCTTAATGATGGTCCTGTGACCATTACAATAGATACAAAAACCAAGGAATAA
- a CDS encoding DUF3857 domain-containing protein: MRFFFFSLFSLLFHFSFSQAYNVGSIPKELRQSADAVVRLDKMDVVVEALDKMTVTSKRVVTVLNEKGNAHIHAYAFYEKNDKVSKLEAIIYNARGKEIKKIKKRDFLDQSAIGGGTLYSESRILVMQYTPSQYPYTVEFTKEYSTPNTAFAPNWSFLDDYRVGTEKSEFSFTVECGIPFRHKEENIEAYQIETIETANGITYKAKNLKPLEREPLSPAFRDFVPQIKIAMNEFHLEGINGRATTWQELGKWMHDELLEGRDELSESTISYIKNLVDGISNPLEKTKKVYDYVQENTRYISVQLGIGGWMPISASDVDRVKYGDCKGLTNYTKALLKAVGVESYYTVVHAGNQIKHLDKDFPSMQGNHVFLNVPLENEEVWLECTSQTTPINHLGTFTDNRNVLKVTPQGGELVRTKENLDEENYQFTQANFQLGDEKDVIGQVKIFSRGSQYDQKYWRTINTRSEQEEFYKTYWNYVQNLKLGEVAYQNNEDEIEFVENVEFKADNYLSSAGDKLLFAPNISNRNLGVPDRVRNRKMPLVISRGYLDEDEFTIHLPEGYVPETLLFPVNEETKFGSYSVSVEPKESGVLVYKRRLLIKSGEYLKEDYKLYRDFRKKVAGYDNGKIILTKKES, from the coding sequence ATGCGATTTTTTTTCTTTTCCCTATTTAGCTTACTTTTTCATTTTTCGTTTTCTCAAGCCTATAATGTAGGCTCCATACCAAAAGAGTTGCGCCAAAGCGCCGATGCAGTTGTACGCTTGGATAAAATGGACGTTGTGGTCGAAGCCTTGGACAAAATGACCGTCACCAGTAAAAGGGTGGTCACGGTATTGAACGAAAAAGGGAACGCGCATATCCATGCCTATGCCTTTTACGAAAAAAACGATAAGGTCTCTAAACTGGAAGCTATTATTTATAACGCACGGGGCAAGGAAATCAAAAAAATCAAAAAAAGAGACTTTTTAGATCAAAGTGCTATCGGTGGAGGAACGCTTTATTCCGAATCACGGATTTTGGTCATGCAATATACACCCTCGCAATACCCCTATACCGTTGAGTTTACCAAAGAGTATTCAACCCCTAACACCGCATTTGCTCCCAATTGGTCCTTTTTGGATGATTATCGGGTCGGAACCGAAAAGAGCGAGTTCTCTTTTACCGTAGAATGTGGCATACCGTTTAGACATAAGGAAGAAAATATAGAAGCATACCAGATTGAAACCATTGAGACTGCGAATGGTATAACCTACAAAGCCAAAAACTTAAAACCCTTGGAGCGCGAACCTTTGTCCCCTGCGTTTCGTGATTTTGTGCCCCAGATAAAAATAGCGATGAATGAATTTCATTTAGAGGGTATTAATGGCAGGGCCACCACATGGCAAGAATTGGGTAAATGGATGCACGATGAGCTTCTGGAGGGCAGGGATGAATTATCCGAATCCACGATTTCATATATTAAAAACTTGGTGGATGGAATATCCAATCCTCTGGAGAAAACCAAAAAAGTATACGATTATGTGCAAGAGAACACCAGATATATCAGTGTTCAATTGGGAATAGGCGGATGGATGCCCATTAGTGCATCGGATGTAGACCGTGTAAAATATGGGGATTGTAAAGGGCTTACCAATTATACCAAAGCATTGCTAAAGGCTGTTGGTGTGGAGTCGTACTATACCGTTGTGCACGCAGGTAACCAGATAAAGCATTTGGATAAGGATTTTCCCTCTATGCAAGGGAACCACGTTTTTTTGAATGTACCCCTAGAGAACGAGGAAGTTTGGTTGGAATGTACCAGTCAGACAACACCCATTAACCATTTGGGAACATTTACCGACAATCGGAATGTGCTTAAAGTGACTCCCCAAGGCGGTGAATTGGTCAGGACCAAAGAGAATCTTGATGAAGAGAATTACCAATTTACCCAAGCCAATTTTCAGTTGGGAGATGAAAAGGACGTAATCGGTCAAGTAAAAATATTTTCGAGGGGATCCCAGTACGATCAAAAATATTGGAGAACCATAAATACTCGATCTGAGCAAGAGGAATTCTACAAAACCTACTGGAACTATGTTCAAAACTTAAAGCTGGGAGAGGTTGCCTATCAAAATAATGAAGATGAAATCGAATTTGTGGAAAACGTGGAGTTCAAGGCCGACAATTACCTTTCCAGCGCTGGAGACAAACTCTTGTTCGCGCCCAATATCTCGAATAGAAATTTAGGTGTTCCCGATAGAGTAAGAAATAGAAAGATGCCGCTGGTCATATCCCGAGGCTATTTGGATGAGGATGAGTTTACCATCCATTTACCGGAAGGTTATGTTCCAGAAACCTTGCTGTTCCCCGTAAATGAAGAAACCAAGTTTGGTTCCTATTCTGTATCGGTGGAACCCAAAGAATCCGGTGTACTTGTTTACAAAAGGCGACTGCTCATAAAATCGGGAGAGTACCTAAAAGAAGATTACAAACTGTATCGAGATTTTAGAAAGAAGGTTGCTGGATATGACAACGGAAAAATCATTTTAACCAAAAAGGAATCATGA